The DNA window GCAGTGGGCGCCTATCTCGCCGTCAACGGGGCGCTTTATCTGTTCCAGCGCCGGCTCGTCTTCGTCCCCATCGGCAAACCAGGGACACCGGATGCGGCCGGTGTACCGGAGATGCGAGTGGTGCACTATACGACCGCTGACAGCTCGACGCTTTCAGCGTGGTATAAACCGCCCGAAGACGCACTTCCCACATTCGTTTATTTTCATGGCAATGCCGGCCACCTTGGCGAACGGGCCTTCAAAGCGCGTTTCTTCATCGATCGGGGTTACGGTTTCCTGCTGACGAGCTATCGCGGGTACAGCGGCAATCCCGGCCGCCCGACCGAAGCCGGGCTCTATAGCGACGCGCGCGCAGCGCTTGCGTTTCTTTCAAGCAGCGGGATCGCCGTCAACAGGACCGTGCTTTACGGGGAATCCCTCGGTACGGGGGTTGCAGTCGAGATGGCGCGGTTGGTCCGGCCGGCGGCACTCGTGCTGGAAGCACCCTTCACCTCGCTTGTCGACGTCGCCGCCGCACGCTTCTGGTGGACACCGGCGCGCTGGCTGGTGCGCGACAGGTTCGACTCCCTTGCGAAAATTCCGGCAATCGCCTGTCCGTTGCTAATCGTTCACGGCGAGCGCGATGACACCGTGCCCAGGAAATTCGGCGAACGTCTCTTCGGTGCAGCGCCGGAGCCGAAGGAGTTCAAGGTCCTGCTCGAGGCGGGACACAACGATCTCTTCGAACACGGTGCGGCCGATCTGGTGGACGAATTTCTAAGGTGCCGGTTGAGTGACGCGCATTAGCGGTGCGCCTGAATGCGAAGCGAATTGCTAAAACTTTTCGATAATGCAGATAAAATAAACTCCAAATATTATTTCAAATTATCCGAAATAATACTTGATAATATTTAGATTGCTGTAAGTATTTCTCAGCATCATACTGGGCATGGTATAGTCGTACGCAGTGGGTCTCGAATGCGATGACGAGCGCGCGGGAAAGCGTGTTTCTCGGTATTTCGTCCCTGGGCAGTCGCCTGCCAGCGGGGGCGGGTGCCGCGCCGCGCGCCCATGCCGACGCCGTAAAGCCGGTCGAGCGACTGGCGCTGCCGCCACCTCCCTCTCGTGATGAGCGGTC is part of the Alphaproteobacteria bacterium genome and encodes:
- a CDS encoding alpha/beta hydrolase codes for the protein AVGAYLAVNGALYLFQRRLVFVPIGKPGTPDAAGVPEMRVVHYTTADSSTLSAWYKPPEDALPTFVYFHGNAGHLGERAFKARFFIDRGYGFLLTSYRGYSGNPGRPTEAGLYSDARAALAFLSSSGIAVNRTVLYGESLGTGVAVEMARLVRPAALVLEAPFTSLVDVAAARFWWTPARWLVRDRFDSLAKIPAIACPLLIVHGERDDTVPRKFGERLFGAAPEPKEFKVLLEAGHNDLFEHGAADLVDEFLRCRLSDAH